A stretch of the Duncaniella dubosii genome encodes the following:
- a CDS encoding CoA transferase has translation MQGFGFEDWLTNPDFNTADARDKHKQEIYKRIESFTINKTKFEVTELLSKAAVPVGPVLSTKEIMDDQSLYDGNTLVKINQGGKVGEFVTVGCPFTLSNYQPTYGPCPELGGNTTEVLKAYGYTDEQIAAFAANHTTTPMPKPAEK, from the coding sequence ATGCAAGGCTTTGGATTTGAAGACTGGCTTACAAATCCTGACTTCAATACCGCTGACGCCCGCGACAAGCATAAACAGGAAATCTACAAGAGAATCGAATCGTTCACAATCAACAAGACCAAATTTGAAGTGACCGAGCTTCTCTCGAAAGCAGCAGTGCCTGTTGGTCCTGTCTTGTCAACCAAGGAAATCATGGATGACCAGAGCCTCTATGACGGCAACACACTCGTCAAAATCAATCAGGGCGGCAAGGTCGGTGAGTTTGTGACTGTCGGATGCCCGTTTACTCTCTCAAATTATCAGCCGACATACGGCCCGTGTCCTGAACTTGGAGGAAACACAACAGAAGTTCTTAAAGCATACGGATATACAGACGAACAGATTGCAGCATTCGCAGCCAACCATACGACAACTCCCATGCCCAAGCCTGCGGAGAAATAG
- the nifJ gene encoding pyruvate:ferredoxin (flavodoxin) oxidoreductase encodes MKKQILDGCTAAAHVAFALSDVATIYPITPIASMGETAQKWGLAGRRNLMGQALEVKEMESELGAAGAVHGAAAAGALATTFTASQGLMLMIPNMYKISGELLPVVFHVGCRSLATHALSIFGDHQDVMACRATGFTMLASASVQETMDLALVAHLAAIEGSLPVLHFFDGWRTSSEMDTIDVIDYEDMRPLVNWDKVNEFRRKAMNPEHPGQRGSAQNPDVYFQNREASNRFYDAFPAIVQSCMDKVANLTGRSYHLVDYYGAPDADRVIVAIGSATEVVSETVDYLNREKGYKTGVIKIHLYRPFPVEAFRKSLPDSVKTIAVLDRTKEPGAQHEPLCEDVMSALYNTSRSSDIRIIGGRYGLSSKEFDPAMVKAVFDEMAKDNPKNPFTVGINDDVTNLSLDVTDNIETDVASQTFQSILYAIGNDGTVGGTKQAAEIIGNSPGLYAQAYFSYSAKKSGGYTISQLRIGRQPVISAYGINGADYVGCHKASYVNRFSMLDKIKEGGTFVLNSPWTPKQMCERLPLDMRRTIAEKKLKFYNIDADSIAAQCGLGTRINMPMQTVFLYLTNIILFDESLGALKEQIKKTYIHEGGDVVEKNLKAVSLTINALHRVNYGEMSEWLTKPENTTKRELRFATPQLEAFIKNIHTPCIKGHGDMIPVSALDPAGILPMGTTAYEHRRIATRVPVWDADKCVECMECSLVCPHAAIRPFILSAQEAANAPENFKMKDAHGSPALNGYKFHIQNYPEDCLGCSSCSIICPGHALTMTPLEEVLETEIPLLEWAKTNVSLKDNLLARTTVNGSQLQQPCLEFSGACAGCGETPYVKLLTQLFGERLLIANATGCSSIWGANFPSNAYCTNPQGKGPAWGNSLFEDNGEYGYGMLVAVEQRRRRIAGLVKELIDNPDTLPYLRQPLEAWYSAKDDPELSAETGEQLKSMLTPVKDMNPAYSRLLEDADMFGKKSVWCIGGDGWAYDIGFAGLDHVLASGEPIKILVMDTECYSNTGGQTSKATPRSAVAKYSPEGKRVAKKELGRMMMTYGSVYVASISLGANYQQAIDALSEAERYPGPAIVIAYCPCLTHGIRPGLGHSIVEQRRAVESGYWPLYRFNPEAYAKGEKALSIDQAIPGTDNSGSNGSSSLTASPSYPNSEPVRNVEEYVMNEDRYADLSMTDPQEAGILRPKLQQDCNRNLDALRSLAGQK; translated from the coding sequence ATGAAAAAGCAAATTCTTGACGGATGTACCGCAGCAGCACATGTGGCTTTCGCTCTGAGCGACGTAGCTACTATATATCCTATAACGCCAATAGCCTCTATGGGTGAGACTGCCCAGAAATGGGGACTTGCCGGGCGGCGCAATCTAATGGGACAGGCACTGGAGGTAAAAGAAATGGAAAGTGAGCTTGGGGCAGCAGGTGCTGTACACGGAGCGGCGGCCGCCGGAGCACTCGCCACAACGTTTACGGCATCACAGGGATTAATGCTGATGATTCCCAATATGTATAAAATTTCCGGCGAACTACTGCCCGTGGTATTCCACGTCGGTTGCCGGTCGCTTGCCACACATGCACTCTCCATATTCGGTGACCATCAGGATGTGATGGCATGTCGTGCCACGGGGTTTACCATGCTTGCGTCGGCTTCGGTGCAGGAGACAATGGACCTCGCGCTTGTGGCTCATCTGGCCGCAATCGAAGGCTCACTTCCTGTGCTACATTTTTTTGACGGATGGCGCACATCCTCGGAAATGGATACTATAGATGTCATTGACTATGAGGACATGCGTCCGCTTGTCAATTGGGACAAGGTAAACGAATTCCGACGCAAAGCAATGAATCCGGAACATCCCGGACAAAGAGGATCTGCACAAAATCCGGATGTTTATTTCCAGAACCGTGAAGCATCAAATAGATTTTACGACGCATTTCCTGCCATAGTCCAGAGTTGTATGGACAAAGTGGCAAATCTGACAGGACGCAGTTATCATCTCGTCGACTATTACGGAGCGCCTGATGCCGACCGTGTGATAGTAGCAATCGGGTCGGCCACAGAGGTGGTCAGCGAGACCGTCGACTACCTCAACCGAGAAAAAGGCTATAAGACCGGTGTCATAAAAATTCACCTCTACCGCCCATTCCCGGTCGAGGCATTCCGAAAGTCACTCCCCGACAGCGTAAAGACAATTGCAGTTCTTGACCGCACGAAAGAACCCGGGGCTCAGCATGAGCCTCTTTGCGAGGATGTAATGTCAGCCCTGTATAATACGTCACGATCCTCTGACATCAGAATCATAGGTGGACGCTACGGACTTTCAAGCAAAGAGTTTGATCCTGCAATGGTAAAGGCCGTGTTTGACGAAATGGCAAAAGACAACCCCAAGAATCCGTTTACAGTAGGAATTAACGATGATGTCACCAATCTGTCACTGGACGTGACAGACAATATCGAAACTGATGTAGCATCCCAGACTTTCCAGTCAATCCTGTACGCTATTGGAAACGACGGTACGGTAGGCGGTACAAAACAAGCGGCTGAAATCATCGGCAATAGCCCCGGTCTGTATGCTCAGGCTTATTTCAGCTATTCGGCCAAAAAGTCAGGCGGATATACAATTTCGCAGCTGCGCATAGGCAGACAACCCGTTATCTCAGCTTACGGAATCAATGGAGCCGACTACGTAGGGTGTCACAAGGCATCATACGTCAATCGCTTCTCAATGCTTGACAAAATCAAGGAAGGAGGCACGTTCGTGCTTAACTCTCCTTGGACACCCAAGCAGATGTGCGAGAGACTTCCGCTTGATATGCGCAGGACAATCGCTGAAAAGAAACTTAAATTTTATAACATCGATGCCGACAGTATAGCTGCCCAATGCGGACTCGGCACACGAATAAACATGCCGATGCAGACGGTATTCCTTTATCTGACAAATATCATACTTTTTGACGAAAGCCTCGGTGCTTTGAAGGAACAGATAAAGAAGACTTATATCCATGAAGGCGGTGATGTCGTGGAGAAGAATCTCAAGGCGGTCTCTCTGACAATCAATGCGCTTCATCGAGTCAATTATGGAGAAATGTCCGAATGGCTTACAAAGCCGGAAAACACCACAAAGCGTGAATTAAGGTTTGCAACCCCACAACTCGAAGCATTTATAAAGAACATACACACGCCATGTATAAAAGGTCATGGCGATATGATTCCTGTATCGGCTCTCGACCCAGCCGGAATACTGCCTATGGGTACGACGGCATACGAACATCGAAGGATAGCGACACGCGTCCCGGTATGGGATGCTGACAAATGTGTCGAATGCATGGAATGTTCGCTTGTATGTCCTCACGCAGCCATACGGCCGTTCATCCTATCGGCTCAAGAAGCAGCGAATGCCCCGGAAAACTTCAAAATGAAAGATGCACACGGCTCGCCGGCTCTCAACGGTTACAAGTTCCATATACAGAACTATCCGGAAGATTGCCTTGGATGCTCCTCATGCTCAATAATCTGTCCGGGGCATGCCCTTACGATGACACCGCTTGAAGAAGTGCTCGAAACCGAAATACCATTGCTCGAATGGGCTAAGACAAATGTCTCGCTTAAAGACAATCTGCTTGCACGCACCACTGTCAACGGCTCTCAGTTGCAACAGCCATGTCTGGAATTTTCAGGAGCATGCGCGGGTTGCGGTGAAACACCTTATGTCAAACTGCTCACACAGCTTTTCGGCGAACGCCTTCTGATTGCCAACGCGACCGGATGCAGTTCTATATGGGGAGCGAATTTCCCATCCAACGCCTACTGCACCAATCCCCAAGGCAAGGGTCCGGCATGGGGCAACTCGCTCTTCGAAGACAACGGCGAATACGGTTACGGAATGCTTGTGGCTGTCGAGCAACGCAGACGCAGGATAGCCGGGCTGGTCAAAGAACTGATCGACAATCCCGACACCCTGCCCTATCTCAGACAGCCTCTCGAAGCATGGTATTCCGCCAAGGATGATCCCGAACTCTCTGCCGAGACAGGCGAACAGCTTAAATCAATGCTCACACCAGTCAAAGATATGAATCCGGCATATTCCCGACTGCTCGAAGATGCCGATATGTTCGGAAAGAAAAGTGTCTGGTGCATCGGAGGTGACGGATGGGCTTACGATATCGGTTTCGCCGGACTGGACCATGTGCTTGCATCAGGCGAACCAATAAAAATCCTTGTCATGGACACTGAATGCTACTCCAACACAGGCGGACAGACATCAAAGGCCACTCCGCGCAGTGCAGTGGCAAAATATTCGCCTGAAGGAAAACGTGTGGCAAAAAAGGAACTCGGACGGATGATGATGACCTACGGGTCAGTCTACGTAGCGTCCATTTCCCTCGGCGCAAACTATCAGCAAGCCATAGATGCACTTTCAGAGGCCGAACGTTATCCCGGGCCGGCAATCGTAATAGCATATTGCCCATGTCTGACCCACGGTATACGACCGGGGCTCGGGCATTCGATCGTAGAGCAACGCAGAGCTGTCGAATCAGGCTATTGGCCTCTCTATCGCTTTAATCCGGAAGCCTACGCCAAAGGTGAGAAGGCACTGTCTATCGACCAAGCCATTCCGGGCACGGACAATAGCGGTTCAAACGGCTCATCCTCACTGACAGCCTCTCCTTCATATCCCAACAGCGAGCCTGTCAGAAACGTGGAGGAATATGTAATGAACGAAGACCGCTACGCCGATTTAAGTATGACAGACCCGCAAGAGGCAGGAATTCTGCGACCTAAACTCCAGCAGGACTGCAACCGCAATCTTGATGCGCTACGATCACTGGCCGGACAAAAATAA
- a CDS encoding C40 family peptidase produces the protein MKKSITLSILSLLMGCGMALTAKADNPTPYKLPTAHTAAVEASSTIMENSFETVRAFSPFAVEESVEQSTGADNGELINQLKDFASKYLGTRYRRGSAGPKAFDCSGFIGFVFKNFGINLSRSSSTQYHEGEKVEKGDLRPGDLMFFSGRGGGRSRVGHVAMVVDVNPDGSCVFIHASTSQGVVYQKFPDGGYYSKRYIGAKRIIPTDAKA, from the coding sequence ATGAAAAAATCAATCACACTATCTATACTATCCCTTTTAATGGGTTGTGGCATGGCGCTTACCGCCAAGGCTGACAATCCTACCCCATACAAACTCCCTACCGCCCATACAGCTGCCGTCGAAGCGAGTTCCACAATAATGGAAAACAGCTTTGAAACAGTCAGAGCCTTCTCTCCTTTCGCTGTTGAAGAATCAGTAGAGCAATCAACCGGAGCAGACAATGGCGAACTCATCAACCAGCTTAAAGATTTTGCATCAAAATACCTCGGCACACGCTATCGCCGTGGCAGCGCAGGCCCAAAAGCATTTGACTGCTCAGGCTTCATCGGTTTTGTGTTCAAAAACTTCGGCATCAATCTCAGCCGCTCTTCAAGCACCCAATATCACGAAGGTGAGAAAGTAGAAAAAGGCGACCTTCGTCCGGGCGATCTTATGTTTTTCTCAGGCAGAGGAGGCGGCCGTTCGCGCGTAGGCCATGTCGCCATGGTAGTAGACGTAAACCCTGACGGCTCTTGCGTATTTATCCACGCATCAACATCCCAAGGCGTTGTCTACCAAAAATTTCCCGACGGTGGCTATTATTCAAAGCGCTACATCGGAGCAAAACGTATAATTCCGACCGATGCAAAGGCATAA
- a CDS encoding AEC family transporter — protein MKHIILYAIVPIIVVMLAGYISGKKGIFSGEDAKKFNKVVLDYALPAALFVSIVQASREMLARDIKLSLISLVGIMLCFMIVYFVFLMFKKNTGADAAISALISGSPTIGFLGFAVLEPIFGTTPSVALVVAIVGIVVNAVGIPVGLSLLNASLEKQNPGSSKNKSAWAPVIHALEQPVAWAPILAVIWVVVGIPWPEWASPSFDLIKGANASMAVFSAGITLSAIKISIDWQVILGSILKMVMMPAVILIMGLIFHMDPLNLKMLVVAAALPPAFSGIIIADEYDTYVAEGTSSLTLSVILFIGFCPLWLWITDMCVHSAAL, from the coding sequence ATGAAACACATTATCCTTTATGCCATCGTCCCTATAATCGTAGTGATGCTGGCCGGTTACATTTCGGGAAAGAAGGGTATTTTCTCAGGTGAAGACGCAAAGAAATTCAATAAAGTAGTGCTTGACTACGCCCTTCCTGCAGCCCTGTTCGTGTCAATCGTACAGGCAAGCCGCGAAATGCTCGCCAGAGATATTAAGCTTTCGCTTATTTCGCTTGTCGGAATCATGCTCTGCTTCATGATTGTCTACTTTGTGTTCCTTATGTTTAAAAAGAATACAGGCGCTGACGCTGCGATTTCGGCTCTTATCAGTGGTTCACCAACCATCGGCTTCCTCGGATTTGCGGTACTTGAACCGATTTTCGGCACGACCCCCTCAGTGGCACTCGTAGTTGCAATCGTCGGTATCGTTGTCAATGCAGTCGGTATCCCTGTAGGTCTGTCTCTTCTCAACGCATCACTTGAGAAACAAAATCCCGGTTCTTCCAAAAACAAAAGTGCATGGGCACCTGTGATTCATGCCCTCGAACAGCCGGTAGCATGGGCCCCTATTCTTGCTGTCATCTGGGTGGTAGTCGGTATACCTTGGCCGGAATGGGCAAGCCCATCGTTTGATCTTATAAAAGGTGCGAACGCATCAATGGCCGTATTCTCTGCAGGTATTACACTTTCAGCAATCAAAATCTCAATTGACTGGCAGGTCATACTTGGTTCAATACTTAAAATGGTGATGATGCCGGCAGTCATCCTGATCATGGGACTCATTTTCCACATGGATCCCCTCAACCTAAAGATGCTTGTCGTAGCCGCAGCTCTGCCACCGGCATTCTCCGGAATCATCATCGCTGACGAATACGACACTTATGTGGCGGAAGGCACATCATCACTGACTCTTTCAGTAATCTTATTTATCGGATTCTGCCCGCTATGGTTGTGGATAACAGACATGTGTGTACACTCCGCAGCGCTCTAA
- the ftsH gene encoding ATP-dependent zinc metalloprotease FtsH has translation MSSQTPPNNNPKPKKPMGIKFSMYWAYAIIIVFLLGMLYIDDNSITKDVSFTKFEEYVTNGGVGDMTVYTNTNRAEAVLSDSLASAIFPESQYQSGKGKIARIVTDIPSADRLQDKIDMWAEKGIYNGHVKYEKASDYSTLFWTFGPIVLLVAFWFIMMRRMSGGASGGGPGGVFNVGKSKPKVFDKGEGTDVTFKDVAGLTEAKTEIREIVEFLRNPQRYTDLGAKIPKGALLVGPPGTGKTLLAKAVAGEANVPFFSMSGSDFVEMFVGVGASRVRDLFRQAKEKAPCIVFIDEIDAVGRARGKNPNMGANDERENTLNQLLTEMDGFGTNSGVIILAATNRADILDKALLRAGRFDRQINVDLPELKDRIEVFKVHLRKIKTDESVDVDLMARQTAGFCGADIANVCNEAALIAARNNKKAVDRDSFMAAIDRIIGGLEHSSKIISADEKQAIAIHEAGHATVSWFLEYSNEMVKVSIVPRGMALGAAWYMPEERQITPLQALLDQMCMTLGGRAAEELTLGQVSTGALNDLEKVTKMAYAIVVYYGMSEKIPNVCYYDSTGQSYGFSKPYGGERAKQIDDEVSRIINEQYERAKQILRDHKEGHAKLAETLLTKEVMYAEDLVNIFGKRQWKSRTEEIMKLQAERDAKRALEEAEKEKEKKNNGKSDEASVTDAEVVDVTATVVEVSPKSENSDDEGKGDGDDDKQIPTPPPFKKD, from the coding sequence ATGAGTTCACAGACTCCTCCCAACAACAACCCTAAGCCTAAAAAGCCTATGGGGATAAAATTCAGCATGTACTGGGCCTACGCTATAATAATAGTGTTTCTCCTTGGCATGCTTTATATCGATGACAATTCGATAACCAAAGATGTAAGCTTTACAAAGTTTGAAGAATATGTTACCAACGGTGGCGTGGGTGACATGACTGTCTATACCAATACCAACCGTGCGGAAGCTGTTCTGTCGGATTCGCTTGCGAGTGCCATTTTCCCGGAAAGCCAATATCAGAGCGGTAAAGGTAAGATTGCCCGTATTGTGACCGATATACCGTCTGCAGACCGTCTTCAGGACAAGATTGATATGTGGGCTGAAAAGGGTATATATAACGGACATGTCAAATATGAGAAAGCGTCGGACTATTCGACCCTTTTCTGGACATTTGGTCCGATAGTCCTTCTGGTTGCCTTCTGGTTCATTATGATGCGTCGCATGTCAGGTGGTGCGAGCGGTGGAGGCCCTGGTGGCGTATTTAACGTAGGCAAGTCTAAGCCAAAAGTCTTTGATAAGGGAGAAGGCACTGATGTCACATTCAAGGATGTTGCCGGACTGACAGAGGCTAAGACCGAAATACGTGAGATTGTGGAATTCCTTCGTAATCCGCAGCGCTACACTGATCTTGGTGCGAAGATTCCCAAAGGCGCTCTGCTCGTAGGCCCTCCCGGAACAGGAAAGACTCTTCTTGCCAAGGCTGTGGCAGGCGAGGCTAATGTGCCGTTCTTTTCAATGTCGGGATCTGACTTTGTTGAGATGTTTGTTGGTGTCGGCGCTTCGCGTGTCCGCGACCTTTTCCGTCAGGCAAAGGAAAAAGCTCCGTGTATTGTGTTTATCGACGAAATTGACGCTGTAGGCCGTGCGCGAGGCAAGAATCCCAATATGGGTGCTAACGACGAACGTGAGAATACGCTTAACCAGCTTCTCACCGAGATGGACGGATTTGGCACAAACAGCGGTGTGATTATTCTTGCAGCGACCAACCGTGCCGATATTCTTGACAAGGCTCTTCTGCGAGCCGGACGTTTTGACCGTCAGATTAATGTTGATCTTCCGGAGCTTAAGGATCGTATAGAAGTGTTCAAGGTACATCTTCGCAAGATCAAGACTGATGAATCGGTCGATGTCGACCTTATGGCACGTCAGACTGCCGGCTTTTGTGGCGCGGACATTGCAAACGTCTGCAACGAAGCTGCGCTTATTGCAGCCCGTAATAATAAGAAAGCCGTTGACCGTGACAGCTTTATGGCTGCTATTGACCGAATAATCGGAGGTCTTGAACATAGTTCCAAGATTATTTCTGCTGATGAGAAGCAGGCTATAGCTATCCATGAGGCCGGCCATGCCACTGTGTCGTGGTTCCTTGAATACTCTAATGAGATGGTCAAAGTTTCAATCGTGCCTCGCGGTATGGCTCTCGGAGCGGCATGGTATATGCCTGAGGAGCGACAGATTACTCCGCTTCAGGCTCTTCTCGACCAGATGTGTATGACCCTCGGAGGCCGTGCTGCCGAAGAGCTTACTTTGGGACAGGTCTCGACCGGTGCTCTCAATGACCTTGAGAAAGTTACCAAGATGGCGTATGCTATAGTTGTCTACTATGGCATGAGTGAAAAGATTCCCAATGTATGTTATTATGATTCCACCGGTCAGTCTTATGGATTCTCTAAGCCATACGGCGGCGAACGCGCAAAGCAGATTGATGATGAAGTGTCGCGTATCATAAACGAACAGTATGAACGTGCAAAGCAGATTCTTCGCGATCATAAGGAAGGCCACGCCAAGCTCGCAGAGACTCTTCTGACCAAGGAAGTCATGTATGCCGAGGACCTTGTCAACATCTTCGGAAAGCGTCAATGGAAGTCACGCACTGAAGAGATCATGAAGCTTCAGGCTGAGCGCGATGCCAAGCGTGCTCTTGAAGAGGCTGAGAAAGAAAAGGAGAAGAAGAATAACGGAAAATCAGATGAGGCTTCCGTTACAGATGCGGAGGTCGTCGATGTCACAGCGACAGTGGTTGAGGTTTCGCCTAAATCCGAAAATTCCGACGATGAAGGTAAAGGAGATGGCGACGATGACAAACAGATTCCTACACCTCCTCCATTTAAAAAGGACTGA
- a CDS encoding winged helix-turn-helix domain-containing protein translates to MKELNPLLHSQLRLAVMSVLMNLDEADFVYLKEKTESTAGNLSVQLDKLSSAGYIAIEKGFAGKKTRTVCRVTSLGREAFEEYVETLKEYLNL, encoded by the coding sequence ATGAAAGAGTTGAATCCATTGCTCCATTCTCAATTGCGGCTGGCTGTTATGTCAGTGCTTATGAACTTGGATGAGGCTGATTTCGTCTATCTCAAAGAAAAGACAGAATCAACCGCAGGTAACCTAAGTGTGCAGCTCGACAAACTTTCATCGGCCGGATATATCGCCATTGAGAAAGGTTTTGCCGGGAAGAAGACACGCACTGTGTGTCGGGTTACAAGTCTTGGTCGTGAGGCATTTGAGGAATATGTCGAAACTCTGAAAGAGTATCTGAATCTATAG
- a CDS encoding DUF1015 domain-containing protein, with the protein MAKVKPFKGIRPPREMVTEVASRPYDVLNSEEARKEAEGNPRSLYHIIKPEIDFAPGTDEHAPEVYDKAVENFNAFCGNGWLVQDNSEHYYIYAQTMNGRTQYGIVVAANVADYMEGRIKKHELTRRDKEEDRMKHVRINNANIEPVFFAFPDNDALQQVIDAVTAGEPEYDFTAPDGFGHHFWVIDDEKMIATITEEFAKIPYLYIADGHHRSAAAALVGHEKALANPAHTGDEEYNYFLAVAFPASHLNIIDYNRVVKDLNGLSPDEFVGRLSEHFVVEEKGADEYRPATLHNFSIYLGGKWYSLTAKEGTYNDDDPIGVLDVTISSDFILRDILGITDLRSDKRIDFVGGIRGLGELKRRVDSGEMAMALALYPVSMKQLMDIADSGNIMPPKTTWFEPKLRSGLVIHRLD; encoded by the coding sequence ATGGCAAAAGTAAAACCGTTCAAGGGCATCCGCCCTCCACGCGAAATGGTCACCGAAGTGGCGTCGCGTCCCTATGATGTGCTTAATTCCGAGGAGGCCCGTAAAGAAGCCGAAGGCAATCCTCGTTCGCTCTACCATATAATAAAGCCTGAGATAGATTTTGCGCCGGGCACTGACGAGCACGCTCCGGAAGTTTATGACAAAGCGGTTGAAAATTTTAACGCTTTCTGTGGAAACGGCTGGCTTGTGCAGGACAATAGCGAGCATTATTATATCTATGCCCAGACCATGAATGGCCGTACACAATATGGCATAGTTGTGGCTGCCAATGTGGCTGACTATATGGAAGGGCGCATAAAAAAGCATGAGCTTACCCGACGTGATAAAGAAGAGGATCGCATGAAGCATGTCCGTATCAATAATGCAAATATCGAACCGGTTTTCTTTGCATTCCCTGATAACGATGCGCTTCAGCAGGTGATTGATGCCGTTACGGCCGGAGAACCCGAATATGATTTTACGGCTCCCGACGGTTTCGGTCATCATTTCTGGGTGATTGACGATGAAAAGATGATTGCGACGATAACTGAGGAGTTTGCAAAGATTCCATATCTTTATATCGCTGATGGTCACCATCGCTCGGCTGCTGCCGCTCTTGTCGGGCATGAGAAGGCATTGGCGAATCCTGCTCATACCGGAGATGAGGAATACAATTATTTCCTTGCCGTGGCTTTCCCGGCGTCGCATCTGAACATTATTGATTATAACCGTGTCGTCAAGGATCTTAACGGGCTTTCTCCTGATGAGTTCGTTGGTCGTCTGAGCGAGCACTTTGTTGTAGAGGAGAAGGGTGCTGATGAATATCGTCCGGCTACTCTGCATAATTTCTCCATTTATCTCGGTGGAAAATGGTATTCGCTGACTGCTAAGGAAGGCACTTATAATGACGATGATCCTATTGGTGTGCTTGATGTAACGATTTCAAGTGATTTTATACTGCGTGATATTCTCGGCATAACAGATCTCCGCAGCGATAAGCGTATTGATTTTGTCGGTGGCATCCGTGGGCTTGGCGAACTTAAGCGCCGTGTCGATTCGGGCGAGATGGCTATGGCCCTTGCGCTTTATCCAGTGTCGATGAAGCAGCTCATGGATATTGCTGATTCCGGAAATATCATGCCTCCGAAAACAACTTGGTTTGAACCTAAGCTCCGTTCTGGTCTTGTGATCCATCGACTGGATTGA
- the rsfS gene encoding ribosome silencing factor, producing MTEKTIDILPLVIEGIRERKGRKITTVDMSEIDTAAARRFIICEGTSTQHVAAVADSVREYLLEKEHIKPYNYDGYGNSQWIVIDYGDTLVHVFLPETRSLYDLEDLWSDARITDYPDED from the coding sequence ATGACAGAAAAAACAATTGACATACTGCCTCTCGTAATCGAGGGGATCCGTGAGCGTAAAGGTCGCAAGATTACTACAGTGGATATGAGCGAAATTGACACTGCTGCAGCACGCAGATTTATAATATGTGAGGGTACATCTACCCAGCATGTAGCAGCGGTTGCCGATAGTGTCAGAGAATATCTGCTTGAAAAAGAACATATAAAACCATATAATTACGACGGCTATGGAAATTCACAATGGATAGTCATAGACTATGGCGATACACTCGTGCATGTCTTTCTCCCTGAAACCCGAAGTCTCTATGATCTTGAGGATTTGTGGAGTGACGCACGGATTACAGACTATCCTGACGAAGACTGA